The DNA window TCTCCCTGCCGTCGAAGGTAGAAAAGCAGAGATCCGCACATATTGACCTCAAactaaacaaaagaaacacaaaaccatGGCAGCCTAAAAAGAAGTATATGGTCTATCACAGTTCAGCGCCACTCCATCATCACTCAGACTCATGCACTTGTTTTCAGACGGATCTCCCGTTGaagaccctgcctgtcctcgtttAACCCGCTAGCCCAATTCAAGGTGAACCTACCAGCCCTCTGTCTTATCATTACTCTGCCGGCTGTTTCCAGAGCTTTAAATAAAAGGTCAAAGATCCCTGGAGTAGTGTGAGTCTATTTGGGTCCAAAAAACAATTACACAAAAGGACaaattggcaaaaaaaagaataacaacaAGAATCATAATGATATTACATTCGCACCGTACAAGTCACTTGTGATTGTTTCATCAGGTCGAGTCAGTATCAATACAAGTGATTTACAGCCTGGAGCGCTTCATCCAGTCTAAGACTGGTTTCCATATCCTGATAAATCCTTTGACACTGTCATGCAGGACAACTTTTTAGAAACAAATAACTTCCAAAATTCCCTTATGCCAAAGCCAATATTTTGAATTCTCTTTCCGTCTGTGCTACAGCACAGAATCTCAAGtgtgttttccaaaatgaaTGAACCTTCATATATCACACTCCATGTCCCTCTGCCACTGTTTGCCAGTGTGGTCAGTGGAGTAATTAAGATCAGGGCCAAAGGCTGCACAGACAGAAGAAATAAACCATTTGGGTATGAGTTGTGTGAGGATGTAGGGCTATGGGTATATCATTTCTTATTTGTAGGTAATGTACGAACTGTGACTGCTGGAGGGAGTATTTGCTCTTCAGGGCGTCAAACGAGTCCATTGCTTCTCCGTCATAGAGTTTGACAAGTTGTCCCAGACCCTTCTCCTGCCAGAGCTTAGACAGAGTTTGACATGAGGTGAGGAAGTCTGGGTTTCTACCCCTGTTCTTTAAAGTGAGTAAACCACAGTTTGTCAACTCCATGTGTTTGTAGCCTCTGGATTCACATTCATATATGTACCACGTTTGTATCGCTGTATCTCCTGAGTGACCAGTAAGAAGACATCAGTCCAGCCAGTGGTTGGCAACTGTTGTGTTCAAGGTGATTTATTAAACATTAACCTCTCTGCAGCTTTCTTGATGAATGCCAAAagatactgtttgtgtttcaagTTCAACCTTTAAAAATGCAAGCCGAACAGAGAGTATGCATTGCACACTACAtcttctctttattttgcatttctaaAGAGCAATAGTTGACTTGAGCTCAAATACCAGGCtgaaaaacagttaacacagtgTTCTTCTGCAACACCTTTTCCAATAAAGATGTAATGATTACTAACCAGAGCTGATATTATTTAGGTTTCAGCAGGATGCCTTCCCAGCACCTGCAAGACTCCCAGGCAGAACAAGCTGTGCTCAAACAAACAGCTGGCACCGTCCACACTCAACTGCTCTGCACAGGTTCCTGCAGAGCAAAGCCTGTGAGGAGGCCAGGCAGTGACCCCTACACACAGACATGTTTCCTCAGGTTATACCCGATAACTGCCTTTAGACTTTAAACCTTTCATTTGTATAAGAGAAAGCTCAAAAGACAAACCaggggagcagctgggatttaTTTGTGAATAGATTCAACACtatcaaaaaaaaacagaaaagaggacCAACGGTAAGAGCACTGGTGGTGGATGTTGCTCAGGAGGTGGGCGACAGGGGGTCAACCAATCCTTTCCACATGGGATTTTCTTCCAACACCACTGCTTCGACTGAAAAGTGCCTTTATCGGTATGTTCCCTCCCCGACAGGAGAGTGCCTGGTGTACAGgaaagtgtcaaaataaaatcactagCAAGTCCTGCTCCTGGATGAGAAGCTTTCCTGGAAGGCAAACAGGGAACATGCCTGAAATATCTTAAACATTCGGGGATGACTGTTTCAACCCCAGGAAACACAGTGTGGGGATAGGGGATGGGGGCGATGGGGGGTGTCAGGCACGTCGTTCCAGGACAAGGGACCCATGCTAGTGTTACACACTTTACAACAAGTTACAAGTGACAAACAGCAAGACTTCTTTTCCCGTCGCAGCCTCTGCTGGAGCCCGGAGGCCAGTGGAGCGATGAGGTCACAGGAAGCGAATCCCCGCTCCGAACTGGACGCCGTCACATATTCtgcgagaggagagaggacagcCGTGAGGAGCAGCTTGCTGTCATCATGTCATTTATCACACACTGCAGTTTCTaaaattgttaaattaaaaatgagcaCTCAATATCAAAACATCAGAAccagaaatatatttatttatccgtttaaaaaatatatatattatatattctattTCACACTCATGAAACTGTTTTGTTGGCCCTATAAGTCCATGTTTCCCATGAGCTCTCTTGCATTCTGTATCAAATACAATTTTTACATTGTATACACACTGCTGCTTCAATGATACAAATGTGTCAAAAAggtttcagtgtttcccctaccattacaTGAGGGGGCGCACTGCAGTTCTGCCGAGtgataaaagataaaaacatcaCGGGGACCCTTGGCCTACCTGTCTCCGCTCTGGACCCCCATGGGAACACAGTAGTTCAGCTCCAGTCTGGCGATGTTGCCGAGCCGCAGCACGATGCCCGCTCCGTATGACCATCGGATACATTCAGCCAGCTTCTGAAGATGAGCCCGGGGGCCCTCGCCTGCACACATAACACAGTCAGAGCCCAGCTGGGACCTTTATCATTTAAATTTACATACTGtttagaattttaaaaaacagaaaggggggggggggggggggactttgtcACGTAGCGGCAGGCACTGAATGCATCTCGTGCCGTTTTCATCCACCCACCATAGTTGATGTTGCAGAGGTTGCCCGCATTGAGAAAGAAATGCGTCCTGAAAAGGTCTCCAAAGCCGCCCTTGCCCGGCCTGAAGGGCAGTGGAGTGTAGAGGTGCAGGCCGCCTGCCCAGTACGCCTCCCCACCCAGATAgtcacctgcagcacacagagaGCCTTAAACCAGAATACGCTGCTGTACTGCCCTTCCTAATTCATAGTTCTTATGGACTTCTCATTTATCTACGTTGAGATGACGGGCAACAAGTGATTCTGGCTGGAATCAGACCTGGGTTTACCGTTACATGGTGTAAGTCTTCAGGGGACAGACCTTAAGACCTAATAAATGCGCTCTTTAAAAAGGCAGCAGACTCATTTGTCATTTAACCTCACAGAAGACTCTAGTTGCTGGACTAGTGCTGCCTCAACTAGTTGGCTGCTTTGCGATACAGAAATGTAGAGTCTAGAGCAGAGATAAGCTGTAAGAACACTTACGCTGCTATAGATTCTTTTAGCTGTATAAAATATGTCCACAGTGGTCTAATCCTTTGCTTCACTGCTGGTACTCCAAACTCTATCTAAGATAGCAGATGGGAATAACGTGTTCTCCAGGCCGGGATATTCTAAAGCACTTTCTCTAGTCCATGTTTCCGATAGCCCGAATGGCTCTGTACCTTCACTCTGCGGCCCGATGCTGTACATCCCAAACCCTCGCACACTGGTGGGTCCTCCGAGGTAGAACCTGGAACAAATACACAACTCTCATGAAGCATCCACTCTGAGGGCAGTGTGCGGTCATAAGCACACACCTGCCATCCAAAGGCAGGTCATTAATACTATATACAAGTTAATTCTTAAACTAAATGACGACGTTTAGGGGACAAATGACAACACATTAAAAGGAATAGGTCAATTAACATGTGGTGCTTCTTAAATATAAACTTCATTATCATTGTGGAGTTTTGATTTTAATCAAAAAAGAAACCTGTCTGCGATGCAGGACGGCTGTGCTCCGATGGGACAAAGCatccccccccacagagaggcAGACAAGACCTGAGCGGACACAAAAAGATGctttaatttaaacaaaaccTCAACAAATAAATACCATTCAGTGTTCACTGGACGGCTTAGGTGCAGCTATAGCGCCCACTGGTGATTCTTTGATGCAGCGACAAACATAACGACGGACAAAAAAGAGGTCTGGAGAGACTTGAGTCTGACTTACAGAGTCCCAGAAGAGCCGTCTGTTGAGCTGCAGCTCAAAGTCCTCCTTCAGGAATCTGGCGTCTCCTCCCGTGTACCCAGCCAGTTCCTGCAGAGCAGATGGAGAAGCAAATCACAGATACAACTTCTGCTAATgcctgaaaatgaccaaaacgTCCCAGTGGCTCAACTTTAATGGTTTAAAGTTATACTTTCAACTGTACTCTACACATCCACCATGACATGGGAGgaattgtttctttgttatgcaacactgcagaaagacacactgAAGCTTTGGTAATAACTATTTTAGATTTCATTCAGCCCATAAAAGCAAATCAACTTGATTTTCCTCATCAGACATCTTGCTCTTTTGTTTACTACTAAACTCCAAATACCACAGCTGTTCTCTTTCATTAAACCAGTAATTGAATAAATGGCCTAAATGAGCAAACACAGGCATTCCCGCTGACCTGGTTGATCCGGAGTAAAGCCCCCCGGTTTGGGAAAATGGCGGAATTCCTTGAATCGATTGACATAGTGTGCTGTAAAAGAAAAGGGGCAAGGGACACGTTGGATGTAGTCAAACAAAAGTTTTTCAGAATAGACGAACTtacatgaaagaaaacaaactagaAAAGCAAGAGGTAGAAAGCGGGTACCGAGAGGGCAGATTTCAGCGAGTGTCCGCTCTCCTCCCGCACGGCAAAAGATGCACTGCGTGCCAGGCAGCCCAGCTCCcgccacaccccctcccacttCAGCGTGTGGTTGGTCATGCCCAGAGGAAACTGCAGCAGGAAAGTAAGATGGAGGAGTcttaatgaatatataaatcTATTGGTAAATAGAACAAATTGCCTCCATCAACAAGCtgctaaaaacaaaaggatgaaaTGTTTACTCATTTATAGAAGTTTACCCTTTAGATGTCAGCTAGTTTACATAATGTTGTTCATAACAAAATCCATAagtatatacattatatacgTTATCTTCCGTGTACTAAATGCAAGAGCATGTTATACGCAGTGTCAACCTGGAGGACGTGTAACTCAATTCCTCAGCGAACGTAGTTGGACGTTCTTACCGttttctaaacccccccccactctcttaCATTGAACTCTGCAGATGCGCCTCTGTCGGTCTCTTTTAAGGAGCTCCACGGGAACTGACCGGTGACCTTGTACATGTTGAGGGTGAGGCTGAAACAAAGGACACAGTTAAGCTAGCACTGGAGATCTTTTGAAGGGTTGTTTCCCTAAGCCGGTGGGGAACATTCCTTAACATACTTGCGCTCGAAGTTGCCCGGCTGGGGCTTGAAGAAGGACAGGCCGTAAGACGTCTCCTTGGTCCCGTATGAGAACTGGAAAGTGAGTTTTTCAGCTCGACCGAACATGTTGGGCAACTTTAAACCCAGCACCTGAAAGATGGACCAATCCGGTTAAACCAGAGACCAACCACTCAGTGGGATGATGACTTTTGACTTGTGATGGCAGGAAAAGCACAGGAGGCAATAACACATTATTGGGATCTCTACTCTCTTCTAGAGTCCCGGCAAGCAATGGGGAAGCATGCAAAGTGCCACATCCAAAACACAGCTTTTTCTAAACGTCCAACTTTGTGCGCACGTGGCGTTCACACCAGTGGACTATTACCACTACCCACCCACCCTTCTTAaagtttttaaacaaaaactcTATATCCCGTTCATCTGTACGCCATGAAATATGATAACCGATATCCAAAGCTAGTTTAAAGGAAAATAAGACATTTTGAGTGTAAGAATTAAGTTATACATATGCGACATATGCTTTttgcaaagagaaggagaagttGTGCAGAGGGAACCTCAGTAAACTGATTCCCTATCCTCTGctctcatgcccccccccctcctcctcctccccacagtTCATACAACAGGGCTCTCTTCTCACCATGCTTCCTTCATTGTTGCCAACCATGGTGTTGTAGCTTCCTGTCAGCCGCTTCACCTCCGTCACTTCAAACGTCACATCCAGCCCGTTGGGCAAGGCATCCGAACCTGGGGAAGGACAAACAGTCAGGGGCGAAAAAGGCTTTTGTTATGTTCTTGCATGTTCATGTCACACAGCAGTCATCGAATGGAAAGACACGTCTCAatgacatttacaaaaacacatgagTAGTTTCCATGAACTGTACTGATGTCTTTCCCATTTCAgtttggggaagaaaaaaaaaagaaagaaagtacaataacataatatattatattgagaTTCAACACGATTAC is part of the Pungitius pungitius chromosome 2, fPunPun2.1, whole genome shotgun sequence genome and encodes:
- the samm50l gene encoding sorting and assembly machinery component 50 homolog B; protein product: MGTVHAKSLDPLPMHGRDLGLHPDDLVEPPEPEQESKQEILENKDVVVQHVNVQGLGRTKEDLLGYEISEVFHAKNLIDVMKKSHIARQKLLRLGIFKEVEVLIDTSEGSDALPNGLDVTFEVTEVKRLTGSYNTMVGNNEGSMVLGLKLPNMFGRAEKLTFQFSYGTKETSYGLSFFKPQPGNFERNLTLNMYKVTGQFPWSSLKETDRGASAEFNFPLGMTNHTLKWEGVWRELGCLARSASFAVREESGHSLKSALSHTMSIDSRNSAIFPNRGALLRINQELAGYTGGDARFLKEDFELQLNRRLFWDSVLSASLWGGMLCPIGAQPSCIADRFYLGGPTSVRGFGMYSIGPQSEGDYLGGEAYWAGGLHLYTPLPFRPGKGGFGDLFRTHFFLNAGNLCNINYGEGPRAHLQKLAECIRWSYGAGIVLRLGNIARLELNYCVPMGVQSGDRICDGVQFGAGIRFL